From one Diachasmimorpha longicaudata isolate KC_UGA_2023 chromosome 8, iyDiaLong2, whole genome shotgun sequence genomic stretch:
- the LOC135165096 gene encoding flexible cuticle protein 12-like, translating to MKMIIVLAALVAIATAAPQRPQQSEVVIVKQSEHNNAGLPEPYNYNYELSDGSQKQEEASFESATNEEGKPVPAIVVRGSYSFVGEDGVTYTVTYTADKDGFHPVGDHLPVAPVA from the exons atgaagATG aTCATTGTCCTCGCTGCCCTCGTGGCCATCGCAACCGCTGCTCCCCAGCGTCCCCAACAATCGGAGGTTGTCATCGTGAAGCAAAGCGAACACAACAACGCCGGTCTCCCAGAGCCATACAACTACAATTATGAATTGTCTGACGGGAGCCAGAAACAGGAAGAGGCCTCATTCGAAAGCGCCACCAATGAGGAAGGCAAGCCCGTCCCAGCCATCGTCGTCAGGGGGAGCTACAGCTTCGTCGGCGAGGATGGAGTGACCTACACCGTTACTTACACCGCTGACAAGGACGGATTCCACCCAGTCGGTGATCATCTTCCTGTTGCCCCGGTTGCCTAA
- the LOC135165103 gene encoding endocuticle structural glycoprotein ABD-5-like: MDKTILILLIALAATAYAAPQGNPNQDITIVRAEENNSIGVGGYHFSYEQSDGQKREETAELKNEGSENEAMAVTGSFEYRGPDGKTYRVDYTADENGFHPTITLV; encoded by the exons ATGGATAAAACG ATATTGATTCTACTGATTGCACTAGCTGCAACTGCATATGCTGCACCACAAGGCAATCCAAACCAAGATATAACGATTGTCAGGGCTGAGGAGAACAACAGTATTGGCGTTGGTGGTTATCATTTCAGTTATGAGCAGAGTGACGGACAAAAGAGGGAGGAAACTGCTGAACTTAAGAACGAGGGATCTGAGAATGAGGCAATGGCCGTAACTGGAAGTTTTGAGTACAGGGGACCCGATGGCAAGACATACAGGGTAGATTACACAGCCGATGAAAATGGATTCCACCCGACAATTACGCTCGTATAA
- the LOC135165106 gene encoding anillin-like isoform X1 — MDPFTQRMLERAKARREKLDTKLSNAGHNVQPRRSPLKDANAISALQATRISETTKSHKERTSESSDSTVNAIKSMHRVSEEINKRDVTPDKENGKNQPKNAKSKLQRLGKLYSDDSRELSSPIHRTEEQFSAEDNTTESKYPKRGARLDRLAALASEINNWEDDLSHPTLVKKGESKAEKIQAKMNEQVKAVPDSQPSTSGYGKWKSNTYTKKKTASPTRQMKWDKNVLDNLEAQGYTRTKSNSRLVYDYNACSQEKEGSPNRESPLRKAPGVSSSSEKTASPSTKANGSPSTKTPETSKGITNGRSRFGGYNGSPKSTVQSPGSVLSKASLFESKSVANKIKDPAEMTLSERMALFEKNKGEALIPKAPLTLSVPAKKLMEKEKSSSNVSSAVSDQSNRNGAGKPAFANRHIFEQGPPKQELENDILRDSQAERKRELEMLRSRFNQNKEVAQAAAGSCIRKNSESNTSPKNSPVCPVKPTPATEHVPPAPPFPSPKTTPLSSRGPPAKRQPPNSPPPSHPLPPKPIFTNVKRIKVSPPKPGHLYPDLTNLESSETETTDTEYTLGTSEQETATVDETSDDEDATYEGNTSFETSILRVVTQNTPKKRTISSDLDSSTSDISVLEEMDEYLDECLALQDSTPGPTPPKQNRGIGSPSMTSTSFKYTTGSALRSPLKVTPSPKRTNDPYIVDGDSKLPLMHSVSLYRKQQSQTPKTPARMVTRVIDCDQDSENYDYNKQEALLVQEKLKRLKEEVCKQNTIIGQSSQALNLCNATVEFCGSREQVEGERLLLVATHRRQAAHNEIQRLKVEGTLRPSVPGASEVQESGSLTISAITLPLNKDQIRNMDLYVRLHFLCLVKHLDIVIATQVVQVEPGDSCIRFPSTLKLEDLYSDFKINVEVYSFQTRAEILPHEVKYHIHGGYSGGGNAKKGIKTPKKFLKQESRLIMPSVQSPAGPNAVRSPSFALTGYVVFSLKEVSRQQFTLNKAPRNSVLEGKLQMHVGCELSVSVDYRGFLTMFEDVSGFGAWHRRWCLLKGDTLSYWKYPDDEKKKTPIGSLELQGVSTRNVGLVSRDICARPHTFLLETVREAQPGDVESLTVVRNGALTTIRHLISADTKEERLEWCSKLNQTLNLIRAWGGMSSAVP; from the exons ATGGACCCATTCACGCAG CGGATGCTAGAACGTGCGAAAgcacgaagagaaaagttGGACACGAAATTGTCGAACGCAGGTCACAATGTTCAGCCCAGGAGAAGTCCACTGAAGGACGCCAATGCCATCAGTGCTTTACAAGCTACGA GAATTTCAGAAACAACAAAATCACATAAAGAAAGGACAAGTGAATCATCAGATTCAACAGTAAATGCCATTAAGTCAATGCACAGGGTCTCTGAGGAGATAAACAAACGTGATGTCACTCCTGataaagaaaatggaaaaaatcagCCGAAGAATGCCAAATCTAAGCTGCAGAGATTGGGAAAATTGTATTCAG ACGATAGTCGTGAACTGAGTTCTCCAATTCATCGAACAGAGGAGCAATTTTCAGCAGAGGATAACACAACAGAATCAAAGTACCCAAAGAGGGGAGCCAGATTGGACAGATTGGCCGCTCTAGCATCAGAGATAAACAATTGGGAGGACGATTTGTCCCATCCAACTTTAGTGAAAAAGGGTGAAAGTAAAGCTGAGAAGATTCAAGCGAAGATGAACGAGCAGGTGAAGGCTGTGCCCGATTCTCAACCCAGCACCAGTGGTTATGGAAAATGGAAGAGTAACACATATACGAAGAAGAAAACCGCGAGTCCCACGAGACAAATGAAATGGGATAAAAATGTTCTAGATAATTTG GAGGCTCAAGGCTATACCCGTACAAAAAGCAATTCTCGCCTAGTGTATGACTACAACGCTTGTTCCCAGGAAAAGGAAGGATCTCCAAACCGCGAAAGCCCATTGAGAAAGGCACCCGGGGTAAGTTCCTCCAGTGAAAAGACGGCCTCGCCTTCAACGAAGGCCAACGGTTCGCCATCAACGAAGACTCCAGAGACGTCCAAGGGTATCACCAATGGGAGAAGCAGGTTTGGTGGTTACAATGGTTCTCCTAAAAGTACAGTACAATCTCCTGGTTCAGTTCTTAGCAAAGCTTCGTTATTTGAATCAAAAAGTGTAGCTAACAAGATCAAGGATCCCGCTGAGATGACACTTTCGGAGAGGATGGCACTGTTTGAGAAGAACAAGGGAGAGGCGCTCATTCCAAAGGCACCGTTGACGCTTTCGGTTCCTGCTAAGAAGCTgatggagaaagaaaaatcatcgTCTAATGTCAGTTCAG CTGTTTCAGACCAATCAAATCGTAATGGCGCTGGGAAACCTGCATTTGCAAATCGCCATATTTTTGAACAAGGTCCTCCTAAACAAGAATTGGAGAATGACATATTACGCGACAGTCAGGCCGAGAGAAAAAGGGAGTTGGAGATGTTAAGATCTCGGTTCAATCAAAATAAGGAAGTGGCCCAAGCAGCAGCTGGTTCCTGCATCCGTAAAAATTCCGAGTCCAATACATCGCCGAAGAATTCACCGGTTTGTCCTGTGAAACCCACTCCTGCTACG GAGCACGTGCCGCCAGCGCCTCCCTTTCCTTCTCCCAAAACGACCCCTCTCTCCAGCCGTGGGCCTCCCGCGAAGCGTCAACCACCTAACTCGCCCCCTCCATCTCACCCACTGCCCCCCAAGCCGATCTTCACAAACGTGAAACGGATAAAAGTATCCCCTCCTAAACCAGGTCACCTCTATCCCGACCTAACGAATCTCGAGTCCTCCGAGACAGAGACTACGGATACGGAGTACACTCTCGGCACATCAGAACAGGAAACTGCAACAGTTGATGAAACCTCCGATGACGAGGATGCGACTTACGAAGGCAACACAAGCTTCGAAACGAGTATCCTCCGTGTAGTGACGCAAAATACTCCTAAGAAACGAACAATCTCCTCAGATCTGGACTCCTCGACGTCCGACATATCGGTTTTAGAGGAAATGGATGAATATCTCGACGAGTGTCTAGCTCTCCAGGACTCCACACCAGGTCCTACCCCTCCAAAACAAAATCGTGGAATTGGGAGTCCCTCGATGACCTCCACCAGCTTCAAATACACAACTGGATCAGCCTTGAGATCACCTCTGAAGGTCACCCCCTCGCCGAAGCGTACAAACGATCCTTACATTGTCGATGGTGACAGTAAACTTCCCCTGATGCATTCAGTCAGCTTGTACCGAAAACAACAATCGCAAACCCCGAAAACACCCGCCAGAATGGTTACCAGGGTGATTGATTGCGATCAAGACTCGGAGAATTATGATTACAATAAACAAGAGGCTCTTCTCGTGCAGGAGAAGCTTAAACGACTGAAGGAGGAGGTGTGCAAGCAGAACACTATCATTGGACAGTCGAGTCAAGCATTGAATCTTTGTAATGCTACGGTTGAGTTCTGTGGATCCAGGGAACAGGTCGAGGGGGAAAGACTTCTCCTGGTGGCGACCCATCGCCGTCAGGCGGCTCACAACGAAATCCAGAGGCTTAAG GTCGAGGGAACATTAAGACCGAGTGTACCTGGTGCTTCCGAGGTACAAGAGAGTGGATCCCTGACAATTTCCGCAATCACGCTTCCTCTGAACAAGGATCAGATCAGAAATATGGATTTATATGTTCGTCTTCACTTTTTATGTCTCGTCAAGCACCTCGATATCGTCATTGCCACGCAGGTGGTGCAAGTTGAGCCCGGTGACTCGTGCATCAGGTTCCCTTCAACGTTGAAACTCGAGGATCTTTACAGTGATTTTAAGATTAACGTAGAAGTTTATTCATTTCAAACGCGAGCTGAGATACTCCCCCATGAGGTGAAGTACCATATTCATGGGGGTTATTCTGGAGGTGGCAATGCAAAGAAGGGGATCAAGACCCCAAAGAAGTTCCTTAAACAGGAGAGCAGGCTGATAATGCCTTCTGTCCAGTCACCAGCTGGACCAAATGCGGTACGATCTCCATCCTTCGCCCTCACGGGATATGTTGTATTCAGTCTGAAGGAAGTTAGCAGACAACAATTCACCCTGAACAAAGCTCCCAGGAACTCAGTGCTTGAGGGCAAATTGCAGATGCATGTGGGATGTGAGTTGTCAGTGTCGGTAGACTACAGGGGCTTCTTGACAATGTTCGAGGATGTTTCTGGATTTGGGGCTTGGCATAGGAGATGGTGCCTGCTGAAAGGGGATACACTGTCTTATTGGAAGTATCCGGAtgacgagaagaagaaaaCCCCCATTGGTAGTCTGGAACTGCAGGGGGTATCTACGCGAAATGTTGGTCTGGTTTCTCGGGATATTTGCGCCAGACCTCATACTTTTCTGCTGGAGACGGTCAGAGAGGCACAACCGGGAGATGTGGAGAGTCTGACAGTAGTGAGGAATGGAGCGTTGACAACTATTAG ACACTTAATTTCTGCGGACACCAAGGAGGAGCGTCTGGAGTGGTGTTCGAAACTGAATCAGACTCTCAACTTGATACGTGCCTGGGGGGGGATGTCATCAGCAGTCCCATAA
- the LOC135165106 gene encoding anillin-like isoform X2, protein MDPFTQRMLERAKARREKLDTKLSNAGHNVQPRRSPLKDANAISALQATRISETTKSHKERTSESSDSTVNAIKSMHRVSEEINKRDVTPDKENGKNQPKNAKSKLQRLGKLYSDDSRELSSPIHRTEEQFSAEDNTTESKYPKRGARLDRLAALASEINNWEDDLSHPTLVKKGESKAEKIQAKMNEQVKAVPDSQPSTSGYGKWKSNTYTKKKTASPTRQMKWDKNVLDNLEKEGSPNRESPLRKAPGVSSSSEKTASPSTKANGSPSTKTPETSKGITNGRSRFGGYNGSPKSTVQSPGSVLSKASLFESKSVANKIKDPAEMTLSERMALFEKNKGEALIPKAPLTLSVPAKKLMEKEKSSSNVSSAVSDQSNRNGAGKPAFANRHIFEQGPPKQELENDILRDSQAERKRELEMLRSRFNQNKEVAQAAAGSCIRKNSESNTSPKNSPVCPVKPTPATEHVPPAPPFPSPKTTPLSSRGPPAKRQPPNSPPPSHPLPPKPIFTNVKRIKVSPPKPGHLYPDLTNLESSETETTDTEYTLGTSEQETATVDETSDDEDATYEGNTSFETSILRVVTQNTPKKRTISSDLDSSTSDISVLEEMDEYLDECLALQDSTPGPTPPKQNRGIGSPSMTSTSFKYTTGSALRSPLKVTPSPKRTNDPYIVDGDSKLPLMHSVSLYRKQQSQTPKTPARMVTRVIDCDQDSENYDYNKQEALLVQEKLKRLKEEVCKQNTIIGQSSQALNLCNATVEFCGSREQVEGERLLLVATHRRQAAHNEIQRLKVEGTLRPSVPGASEVQESGSLTISAITLPLNKDQIRNMDLYVRLHFLCLVKHLDIVIATQVVQVEPGDSCIRFPSTLKLEDLYSDFKINVEVYSFQTRAEILPHEVKYHIHGGYSGGGNAKKGIKTPKKFLKQESRLIMPSVQSPAGPNAVRSPSFALTGYVVFSLKEVSRQQFTLNKAPRNSVLEGKLQMHVGCELSVSVDYRGFLTMFEDVSGFGAWHRRWCLLKGDTLSYWKYPDDEKKKTPIGSLELQGVSTRNVGLVSRDICARPHTFLLETVREAQPGDVESLTVVRNGALTTIRHLISADTKEERLEWCSKLNQTLNLIRAWGGMSSAVP, encoded by the exons ATGGACCCATTCACGCAG CGGATGCTAGAACGTGCGAAAgcacgaagagaaaagttGGACACGAAATTGTCGAACGCAGGTCACAATGTTCAGCCCAGGAGAAGTCCACTGAAGGACGCCAATGCCATCAGTGCTTTACAAGCTACGA GAATTTCAGAAACAACAAAATCACATAAAGAAAGGACAAGTGAATCATCAGATTCAACAGTAAATGCCATTAAGTCAATGCACAGGGTCTCTGAGGAGATAAACAAACGTGATGTCACTCCTGataaagaaaatggaaaaaatcagCCGAAGAATGCCAAATCTAAGCTGCAGAGATTGGGAAAATTGTATTCAG ACGATAGTCGTGAACTGAGTTCTCCAATTCATCGAACAGAGGAGCAATTTTCAGCAGAGGATAACACAACAGAATCAAAGTACCCAAAGAGGGGAGCCAGATTGGACAGATTGGCCGCTCTAGCATCAGAGATAAACAATTGGGAGGACGATTTGTCCCATCCAACTTTAGTGAAAAAGGGTGAAAGTAAAGCTGAGAAGATTCAAGCGAAGATGAACGAGCAGGTGAAGGCTGTGCCCGATTCTCAACCCAGCACCAGTGGTTATGGAAAATGGAAGAGTAACACATATACGAAGAAGAAAACCGCGAGTCCCACGAGACAAATGAAATGGGATAAAAATGTTCTAGATAATTTG GAAAAGGAAGGATCTCCAAACCGCGAAAGCCCATTGAGAAAGGCACCCGGGGTAAGTTCCTCCAGTGAAAAGACGGCCTCGCCTTCAACGAAGGCCAACGGTTCGCCATCAACGAAGACTCCAGAGACGTCCAAGGGTATCACCAATGGGAGAAGCAGGTTTGGTGGTTACAATGGTTCTCCTAAAAGTACAGTACAATCTCCTGGTTCAGTTCTTAGCAAAGCTTCGTTATTTGAATCAAAAAGTGTAGCTAACAAGATCAAGGATCCCGCTGAGATGACACTTTCGGAGAGGATGGCACTGTTTGAGAAGAACAAGGGAGAGGCGCTCATTCCAAAGGCACCGTTGACGCTTTCGGTTCCTGCTAAGAAGCTgatggagaaagaaaaatcatcgTCTAATGTCAGTTCAG CTGTTTCAGACCAATCAAATCGTAATGGCGCTGGGAAACCTGCATTTGCAAATCGCCATATTTTTGAACAAGGTCCTCCTAAACAAGAATTGGAGAATGACATATTACGCGACAGTCAGGCCGAGAGAAAAAGGGAGTTGGAGATGTTAAGATCTCGGTTCAATCAAAATAAGGAAGTGGCCCAAGCAGCAGCTGGTTCCTGCATCCGTAAAAATTCCGAGTCCAATACATCGCCGAAGAATTCACCGGTTTGTCCTGTGAAACCCACTCCTGCTACG GAGCACGTGCCGCCAGCGCCTCCCTTTCCTTCTCCCAAAACGACCCCTCTCTCCAGCCGTGGGCCTCCCGCGAAGCGTCAACCACCTAACTCGCCCCCTCCATCTCACCCACTGCCCCCCAAGCCGATCTTCACAAACGTGAAACGGATAAAAGTATCCCCTCCTAAACCAGGTCACCTCTATCCCGACCTAACGAATCTCGAGTCCTCCGAGACAGAGACTACGGATACGGAGTACACTCTCGGCACATCAGAACAGGAAACTGCAACAGTTGATGAAACCTCCGATGACGAGGATGCGACTTACGAAGGCAACACAAGCTTCGAAACGAGTATCCTCCGTGTAGTGACGCAAAATACTCCTAAGAAACGAACAATCTCCTCAGATCTGGACTCCTCGACGTCCGACATATCGGTTTTAGAGGAAATGGATGAATATCTCGACGAGTGTCTAGCTCTCCAGGACTCCACACCAGGTCCTACCCCTCCAAAACAAAATCGTGGAATTGGGAGTCCCTCGATGACCTCCACCAGCTTCAAATACACAACTGGATCAGCCTTGAGATCACCTCTGAAGGTCACCCCCTCGCCGAAGCGTACAAACGATCCTTACATTGTCGATGGTGACAGTAAACTTCCCCTGATGCATTCAGTCAGCTTGTACCGAAAACAACAATCGCAAACCCCGAAAACACCCGCCAGAATGGTTACCAGGGTGATTGATTGCGATCAAGACTCGGAGAATTATGATTACAATAAACAAGAGGCTCTTCTCGTGCAGGAGAAGCTTAAACGACTGAAGGAGGAGGTGTGCAAGCAGAACACTATCATTGGACAGTCGAGTCAAGCATTGAATCTTTGTAATGCTACGGTTGAGTTCTGTGGATCCAGGGAACAGGTCGAGGGGGAAAGACTTCTCCTGGTGGCGACCCATCGCCGTCAGGCGGCTCACAACGAAATCCAGAGGCTTAAG GTCGAGGGAACATTAAGACCGAGTGTACCTGGTGCTTCCGAGGTACAAGAGAGTGGATCCCTGACAATTTCCGCAATCACGCTTCCTCTGAACAAGGATCAGATCAGAAATATGGATTTATATGTTCGTCTTCACTTTTTATGTCTCGTCAAGCACCTCGATATCGTCATTGCCACGCAGGTGGTGCAAGTTGAGCCCGGTGACTCGTGCATCAGGTTCCCTTCAACGTTGAAACTCGAGGATCTTTACAGTGATTTTAAGATTAACGTAGAAGTTTATTCATTTCAAACGCGAGCTGAGATACTCCCCCATGAGGTGAAGTACCATATTCATGGGGGTTATTCTGGAGGTGGCAATGCAAAGAAGGGGATCAAGACCCCAAAGAAGTTCCTTAAACAGGAGAGCAGGCTGATAATGCCTTCTGTCCAGTCACCAGCTGGACCAAATGCGGTACGATCTCCATCCTTCGCCCTCACGGGATATGTTGTATTCAGTCTGAAGGAAGTTAGCAGACAACAATTCACCCTGAACAAAGCTCCCAGGAACTCAGTGCTTGAGGGCAAATTGCAGATGCATGTGGGATGTGAGTTGTCAGTGTCGGTAGACTACAGGGGCTTCTTGACAATGTTCGAGGATGTTTCTGGATTTGGGGCTTGGCATAGGAGATGGTGCCTGCTGAAAGGGGATACACTGTCTTATTGGAAGTATCCGGAtgacgagaagaagaaaaCCCCCATTGGTAGTCTGGAACTGCAGGGGGTATCTACGCGAAATGTTGGTCTGGTTTCTCGGGATATTTGCGCCAGACCTCATACTTTTCTGCTGGAGACGGTCAGAGAGGCACAACCGGGAGATGTGGAGAGTCTGACAGTAGTGAGGAATGGAGCGTTGACAACTATTAG ACACTTAATTTCTGCGGACACCAAGGAGGAGCGTCTGGAGTGGTGTTCGAAACTGAATCAGACTCTCAACTTGATACGTGCCTGGGGGGGGATGTCATCAGCAGTCCCATAA
- the LOC135165106 gene encoding anillin-like isoform X3, whose translation MDPFTQRMLERAKARREKLDTKLSNAGHNVQPRRSPLKDANAISALQATRISETTKSHKERTSESSDSTVNAIKSMHRVSEEINKRDVTPDKENGKNQPKNAKSKLQRLGKLYSDDSRELSSPIHRTEEQFSAEDNTTESKYPKRGARLDRLAALASEINNWEDDLSHPTLVKKGESKAEKIQAKMNEQVKAVPDSQPSTSGYGKWKSNTYTKKKTASPTRQMKWDKNVLDNLEAQGYTRTKSNSRLVYDYNACSQEKEGSPNRESPLRKAPGVSSSSEKTASPSTKANGSPSTKTPETSKGITNGRSSVANKIKDPAEMTLSERMALFEKNKGEALIPKAPLTLSVPAKKLMEKEKSSSNVSSAVSDQSNRNGAGKPAFANRHIFEQGPPKQELENDILRDSQAERKRELEMLRSRFNQNKEVAQAAAGSCIRKNSESNTSPKNSPVCPVKPTPATEHVPPAPPFPSPKTTPLSSRGPPAKRQPPNSPPPSHPLPPKPIFTNVKRIKVSPPKPGHLYPDLTNLESSETETTDTEYTLGTSEQETATVDETSDDEDATYEGNTSFETSILRVVTQNTPKKRTISSDLDSSTSDISVLEEMDEYLDECLALQDSTPGPTPPKQNRGIGSPSMTSTSFKYTTGSALRSPLKVTPSPKRTNDPYIVDGDSKLPLMHSVSLYRKQQSQTPKTPARMVTRVIDCDQDSENYDYNKQEALLVQEKLKRLKEEVCKQNTIIGQSSQALNLCNATVEFCGSREQVEGERLLLVATHRRQAAHNEIQRLKVEGTLRPSVPGASEVQESGSLTISAITLPLNKDQIRNMDLYVRLHFLCLVKHLDIVIATQVVQVEPGDSCIRFPSTLKLEDLYSDFKINVEVYSFQTRAEILPHEVKYHIHGGYSGGGNAKKGIKTPKKFLKQESRLIMPSVQSPAGPNAVRSPSFALTGYVVFSLKEVSRQQFTLNKAPRNSVLEGKLQMHVGCELSVSVDYRGFLTMFEDVSGFGAWHRRWCLLKGDTLSYWKYPDDEKKKTPIGSLELQGVSTRNVGLVSRDICARPHTFLLETVREAQPGDVESLTVVRNGALTTIRHLISADTKEERLEWCSKLNQTLNLIRAWGGMSSAVP comes from the exons ATGGACCCATTCACGCAG CGGATGCTAGAACGTGCGAAAgcacgaagagaaaagttGGACACGAAATTGTCGAACGCAGGTCACAATGTTCAGCCCAGGAGAAGTCCACTGAAGGACGCCAATGCCATCAGTGCTTTACAAGCTACGA GAATTTCAGAAACAACAAAATCACATAAAGAAAGGACAAGTGAATCATCAGATTCAACAGTAAATGCCATTAAGTCAATGCACAGGGTCTCTGAGGAGATAAACAAACGTGATGTCACTCCTGataaagaaaatggaaaaaatcagCCGAAGAATGCCAAATCTAAGCTGCAGAGATTGGGAAAATTGTATTCAG ACGATAGTCGTGAACTGAGTTCTCCAATTCATCGAACAGAGGAGCAATTTTCAGCAGAGGATAACACAACAGAATCAAAGTACCCAAAGAGGGGAGCCAGATTGGACAGATTGGCCGCTCTAGCATCAGAGATAAACAATTGGGAGGACGATTTGTCCCATCCAACTTTAGTGAAAAAGGGTGAAAGTAAAGCTGAGAAGATTCAAGCGAAGATGAACGAGCAGGTGAAGGCTGTGCCCGATTCTCAACCCAGCACCAGTGGTTATGGAAAATGGAAGAGTAACACATATACGAAGAAGAAAACCGCGAGTCCCACGAGACAAATGAAATGGGATAAAAATGTTCTAGATAATTTG GAGGCTCAAGGCTATACCCGTACAAAAAGCAATTCTCGCCTAGTGTATGACTACAACGCTTGTTCCCAGGAAAAGGAAGGATCTCCAAACCGCGAAAGCCCATTGAGAAAGGCACCCGGGGTAAGTTCCTCCAGTGAAAAGACGGCCTCGCCTTCAACGAAGGCCAACGGTTCGCCATCAACGAAGACTCCAGAGACGTCCAAGGGTATCACCAATGGGAGAAGCAG TGTAGCTAACAAGATCAAGGATCCCGCTGAGATGACACTTTCGGAGAGGATGGCACTGTTTGAGAAGAACAAGGGAGAGGCGCTCATTCCAAAGGCACCGTTGACGCTTTCGGTTCCTGCTAAGAAGCTgatggagaaagaaaaatcatcgTCTAATGTCAGTTCAG CTGTTTCAGACCAATCAAATCGTAATGGCGCTGGGAAACCTGCATTTGCAAATCGCCATATTTTTGAACAAGGTCCTCCTAAACAAGAATTGGAGAATGACATATTACGCGACAGTCAGGCCGAGAGAAAAAGGGAGTTGGAGATGTTAAGATCTCGGTTCAATCAAAATAAGGAAGTGGCCCAAGCAGCAGCTGGTTCCTGCATCCGTAAAAATTCCGAGTCCAATACATCGCCGAAGAATTCACCGGTTTGTCCTGTGAAACCCACTCCTGCTACG GAGCACGTGCCGCCAGCGCCTCCCTTTCCTTCTCCCAAAACGACCCCTCTCTCCAGCCGTGGGCCTCCCGCGAAGCGTCAACCACCTAACTCGCCCCCTCCATCTCACCCACTGCCCCCCAAGCCGATCTTCACAAACGTGAAACGGATAAAAGTATCCCCTCCTAAACCAGGTCACCTCTATCCCGACCTAACGAATCTCGAGTCCTCCGAGACAGAGACTACGGATACGGAGTACACTCTCGGCACATCAGAACAGGAAACTGCAACAGTTGATGAAACCTCCGATGACGAGGATGCGACTTACGAAGGCAACACAAGCTTCGAAACGAGTATCCTCCGTGTAGTGACGCAAAATACTCCTAAGAAACGAACAATCTCCTCAGATCTGGACTCCTCGACGTCCGACATATCGGTTTTAGAGGAAATGGATGAATATCTCGACGAGTGTCTAGCTCTCCAGGACTCCACACCAGGTCCTACCCCTCCAAAACAAAATCGTGGAATTGGGAGTCCCTCGATGACCTCCACCAGCTTCAAATACACAACTGGATCAGCCTTGAGATCACCTCTGAAGGTCACCCCCTCGCCGAAGCGTACAAACGATCCTTACATTGTCGATGGTGACAGTAAACTTCCCCTGATGCATTCAGTCAGCTTGTACCGAAAACAACAATCGCAAACCCCGAAAACACCCGCCAGAATGGTTACCAGGGTGATTGATTGCGATCAAGACTCGGAGAATTATGATTACAATAAACAAGAGGCTCTTCTCGTGCAGGAGAAGCTTAAACGACTGAAGGAGGAGGTGTGCAAGCAGAACACTATCATTGGACAGTCGAGTCAAGCATTGAATCTTTGTAATGCTACGGTTGAGTTCTGTGGATCCAGGGAACAGGTCGAGGGGGAAAGACTTCTCCTGGTGGCGACCCATCGCCGTCAGGCGGCTCACAACGAAATCCAGAGGCTTAAG GTCGAGGGAACATTAAGACCGAGTGTACCTGGTGCTTCCGAGGTACAAGAGAGTGGATCCCTGACAATTTCCGCAATCACGCTTCCTCTGAACAAGGATCAGATCAGAAATATGGATTTATATGTTCGTCTTCACTTTTTATGTCTCGTCAAGCACCTCGATATCGTCATTGCCACGCAGGTGGTGCAAGTTGAGCCCGGTGACTCGTGCATCAGGTTCCCTTCAACGTTGAAACTCGAGGATCTTTACAGTGATTTTAAGATTAACGTAGAAGTTTATTCATTTCAAACGCGAGCTGAGATACTCCCCCATGAGGTGAAGTACCATATTCATGGGGGTTATTCTGGAGGTGGCAATGCAAAGAAGGGGATCAAGACCCCAAAGAAGTTCCTTAAACAGGAGAGCAGGCTGATAATGCCTTCTGTCCAGTCACCAGCTGGACCAAATGCGGTACGATCTCCATCCTTCGCCCTCACGGGATATGTTGTATTCAGTCTGAAGGAAGTTAGCAGACAACAATTCACCCTGAACAAAGCTCCCAGGAACTCAGTGCTTGAGGGCAAATTGCAGATGCATGTGGGATGTGAGTTGTCAGTGTCGGTAGACTACAGGGGCTTCTTGACAATGTTCGAGGATGTTTCTGGATTTGGGGCTTGGCATAGGAGATGGTGCCTGCTGAAAGGGGATACACTGTCTTATTGGAAGTATCCGGAtgacgagaagaagaaaaCCCCCATTGGTAGTCTGGAACTGCAGGGGGTATCTACGCGAAATGTTGGTCTGGTTTCTCGGGATATTTGCGCCAGACCTCATACTTTTCTGCTGGAGACGGTCAGAGAGGCACAACCGGGAGATGTGGAGAGTCTGACAGTAGTGAGGAATGGAGCGTTGACAACTATTAG ACACTTAATTTCTGCGGACACCAAGGAGGAGCGTCTGGAGTGGTGTTCGAAACTGAATCAGACTCTCAACTTGATACGTGCCTGGGGGGGGATGTCATCAGCAGTCCCATAA